The Pseudofrankia inefficax genome window below encodes:
- a CDS encoding endonuclease/exonuclease/phosphatase family protein encodes MAVVTKVLVVLAWVAAAGLAVAVLGRLTHLDDVLWPYVLVNALTPVLFLPAYPAFAVGVATHRYALAAVALVAVVAHLVWLWPEVRPGSASAAPAGSAQFRLLTTNLEMDNGRAGTLGRQIRADSPDVVVVEELSNVTYYGLMKSGALAGYHYSASRPQFGAFGAGVWSRYPLSDVAAPLVGGLDSLRVTVTLPTGQRFRLFAVHTLSPQSSSNVRVWRTQLADLRREVRATTLPVVLAGDFNATRDMRPFRNVLAAGVTDAHDDVHAGWAPTWNAHFPILPPVWRLDHVLISPQFTATGLRVGKSYGSDHLPLVADLALRPSS; translated from the coding sequence ATGGCGGTCGTGACGAAGGTGCTGGTCGTCCTCGCCTGGGTGGCGGCGGCCGGGCTCGCTGTCGCCGTGCTGGGCAGGCTGACCCATCTGGACGACGTGCTCTGGCCCTACGTCCTGGTGAACGCGCTCACCCCGGTCCTGTTCCTGCCCGCGTATCCCGCCTTCGCGGTCGGCGTCGCCACGCATCGTTACGCGCTGGCCGCGGTGGCCCTCGTCGCGGTGGTCGCCCATCTCGTCTGGCTGTGGCCGGAGGTCCGGCCGGGCAGCGCGAGCGCCGCGCCGGCCGGTTCGGCCCAGTTCCGGCTGCTCACCACGAACCTGGAGATGGACAACGGCCGGGCCGGCACGCTCGGCCGGCAGATCCGGGCCGACTCCCCGGACGTGGTTGTCGTCGAAGAGCTGTCGAACGTGACCTACTACGGCCTGATGAAGTCGGGGGCACTCGCCGGCTACCACTACAGTGCCTCCCGGCCGCAGTTCGGGGCGTTCGGCGCGGGTGTCTGGTCCCGCTATCCGTTGTCGGACGTCGCGGCGCCGCTCGTCGGTGGGCTGGACTCGCTGCGCGTGACGGTCACTCTGCCGACGGGGCAGCGCTTCCGGCTGTTCGCCGTGCACACGCTCTCACCGCAGAGCTCGAGCAACGTTCGCGTGTGGCGGACGCAGCTGGCCGACCTGCGCCGGGAGGTGCGGGCCACGACACTGCCGGTCGTCCTGGCCGGTGACTTCAACGCCACCCGGGACATGCGCCCGTTCCGCAACGTCCTCGCCGCGGGGGTGACCGACGCGCACGACGACGTGCACGCCGGCTGGGCGCCGACCTGGAACGCCCACTTCCCGATCCTGCCGCCGGTGTGGCGGCTCGACCACGTGCTCATCTCACCCCAGTTCACCGCGACCGGGCTTCGGGTGGGCAAGAGCTACGGCAGCGATCACCTGCCACTGGTGGCCGATCTCGCGCTGCGGCCCTCGTCGTGA
- a CDS encoding glycosyltransferase family 2 protein, giving the protein MICAYTLRRWDDLTAAVASVRAQSVTASDIIVVIDHNEELLERSLSSFSDAVVVPNAGKPGLSGARNTGVERATGDVVFFLDDDARAQPDWLAHMLAHYADPAVQGVGGAALPRWPEQGARSGRPSWFPPEFDWVIGCSYIGLPTSVGPVRNPIGAGMSIRRSAFATVGGFSDGLGRVGSIPLGCEETEFGIRLRRDVADAVILYEPAAVVLHGVTPDRITWRYYRRRCFSEGISKAVVARRVGQESALEAEKAYVRHVLPRAVRRDLRHPRTWGRAAMVLVGVLFTVAGYGRGAIARATP; this is encoded by the coding sequence GTGATTTGCGCTTACACGCTGCGCAGGTGGGACGATCTGACGGCCGCGGTCGCGTCGGTGCGCGCCCAGTCAGTTACCGCCAGCGACATCATCGTGGTGATCGACCACAATGAGGAGCTGCTCGAACGTTCCCTGAGCAGCTTCTCCGACGCTGTCGTGGTGCCGAACGCCGGTAAGCCCGGCCTGTCGGGCGCGCGGAACACCGGCGTGGAGCGGGCCACCGGCGACGTGGTCTTCTTCCTCGACGACGACGCCCGGGCCCAGCCGGACTGGTTGGCGCACATGCTCGCGCACTACGCCGACCCGGCGGTGCAGGGCGTCGGGGGCGCAGCCCTGCCGCGCTGGCCCGAGCAGGGCGCGCGCTCGGGCCGGCCGTCCTGGTTCCCGCCCGAGTTCGACTGGGTCATCGGGTGCAGCTACATCGGGCTACCCACCTCCGTCGGGCCGGTGCGAAATCCGATCGGTGCCGGGATGTCCATCCGGCGCTCGGCCTTCGCCACGGTGGGCGGGTTCAGCGACGGGCTCGGCCGGGTCGGGTCGATCCCGCTCGGCTGCGAGGAGACCGAGTTCGGCATCCGGCTGCGGCGGGACGTGGCCGATGCCGTCATCCTCTACGAGCCCGCCGCGGTCGTCCTGCACGGCGTCACGCCGGACCGCATCACCTGGCGGTACTACCGGCGCCGGTGTTTCTCCGAGGGCATCTCCAAGGCCGTCGTCGCCCGCCGGGTAGGTCAGGAGTCGGCGCTCGAGGCCGAGAAGGCCTACGTGCGCCACGTCCTGCCGCGCGCAGTCCGGCGGGACCTGCGTCACCCACGGACGTGGGGGCGCGCCGCCATGGTGCTGGTGGGCGTGCTGTTCACCGTCGCCGGCTACGGCCGGGGCGCGATCGCGCGGGCCACGCCATGA
- a CDS encoding GMC oxidoreductase, whose protein sequence is MTVFDLDKLPPDTELTTEVCIVGSGPAGATLAAELAGSSLRVLVVESGGREPEAAVAALNEVENVGAARVADQALMRTRALGGTSRIWTGRCGELDEIDYADRPWVAHSGWPVTGSELRPFLDRARPYLGLGPNLYDERLWAVLGRRPARPPLPEARLVPRFWQFSRGVTDPAGPTRFGLDVLPDAVGDDAVDEPRGLAGAGNVNVLLHATVTHIDTDDTGAVVRGVEVASTSGRQARIRAAVVVLAAGGIENARLMLASNRVVPHGVGNGNDLVGRFLMDHPGSVIASVDPGSARRLRDRFGRYWLDGPDGRQVYLHGVGLSPKAQRDAELLNCAAFLEEYPAPGDPWHAGQRLASRLRGGGGPAQDEVALASFWRREDEVPEPTAVRDALTLARNAPALATGAYRMTRRHRPPIFQASRVDLYCLVEQEPDPSSRVTLSDRVDGLGVPLSRVDWRVSERERTSIGRLAGLLAQELGSLGYASPEPAVWLKGGDAWRENVIDRAHPIGTTRMADDPRAGVVDRNCQVHDTEGLFVAGSSTFPTAGHVNPTLTIVALAIRLADHLKARGRADQLAWAPSPSVSS, encoded by the coding sequence GTGACCGTGTTCGATCTGGACAAGTTGCCGCCAGACACGGAGCTCACCACCGAGGTGTGCATCGTCGGGAGCGGTCCCGCCGGAGCGACGCTCGCCGCGGAGCTCGCCGGCAGCTCCCTGCGGGTACTCGTCGTCGAGAGTGGTGGCCGGGAGCCTGAGGCCGCCGTCGCGGCGCTCAACGAGGTCGAGAACGTCGGCGCGGCCCGGGTCGCCGACCAGGCGCTGATGCGGACCCGCGCGCTCGGTGGCACGTCACGCATCTGGACCGGGCGCTGCGGCGAGCTGGACGAGATCGACTACGCCGACCGGCCCTGGGTCGCGCACTCTGGCTGGCCGGTCACCGGGTCCGAGCTGCGGCCCTTTCTCGACCGGGCCCGCCCCTACCTCGGGCTTGGCCCCAACCTCTACGACGAGCGGCTCTGGGCCGTGCTCGGCCGGCGCCCGGCGCGGCCGCCGCTGCCGGAGGCGCGGCTCGTCCCGCGGTTCTGGCAGTTCAGCCGGGGCGTGACCGATCCCGCGGGGCCGACCCGGTTCGGTCTCGACGTGCTGCCCGACGCGGTCGGCGACGACGCGGTGGACGAGCCACGAGGCCTCGCCGGCGCGGGGAACGTGAACGTCCTGCTGCACGCGACGGTCACCCACATCGACACCGACGACACCGGCGCGGTCGTGCGCGGGGTCGAGGTGGCGTCCACCAGCGGGCGCCAGGCCCGGATTCGGGCGGCCGTGGTGGTGCTGGCGGCCGGGGGGATCGAGAACGCCCGGCTGATGCTCGCCTCGAACCGGGTCGTCCCGCACGGTGTCGGCAACGGAAACGACCTGGTCGGCCGGTTCCTGATGGACCATCCGGGCTCAGTGATCGCCTCGGTCGACCCCGGCTCGGCCCGGCGGCTGCGCGACCGGTTCGGGCGCTACTGGCTGGACGGGCCGGACGGTCGTCAGGTCTACCTGCACGGTGTCGGTCTGAGCCCGAAGGCGCAGCGCGACGCGGAACTGCTCAACTGCGCGGCCTTCCTGGAGGAGTACCCGGCGCCCGGCGACCCCTGGCACGCCGGGCAGCGGCTGGCGTCCCGGCTTCGCGGGGGCGGCGGGCCGGCGCAGGACGAGGTCGCGCTGGCCAGCTTCTGGCGCCGCGAGGACGAGGTACCCGAGCCCACCGCGGTGCGGGACGCGCTCACGCTGGCGCGGAACGCTCCGGCCCTGGCCACGGGGGCCTACCGGATGACCCGTCGCCATCGCCCGCCGATCTTCCAGGCGAGCCGGGTCGACCTCTACTGCCTGGTCGAGCAGGAGCCGGACCCGTCCAGCCGTGTCACCCTGTCGGACCGGGTGGACGGGCTCGGAGTGCCGCTCTCCCGCGTCGACTGGCGGGTCAGCGAGCGCGAGCGCACCTCGATCGGCCGACTGGCCGGCCTGTTGGCGCAGGAACTCGGCAGTCTTGGCTATGCCAGTCCGGAACCGGCCGTATGGCTCAAGGGTGGCGACGCCTGGCGGGAGAACGTCATCGACCGGGCTCACCCGATCGGCACGACCAGAATGGCCGACGACCCACGCGCGGGAGTTGTTGACCGGAACTGCCAGGTCCACGACACCGAAGGCCTGTTCGTCGCCGGCAGTTCCACGTTCCCGACCGCCGGCCACGTCAACCCGACGCTGACGATCGTCGCCCTGGCGATCCGGCTGGCCGACCACCTGAAGGCGCGCGGCCGGGCCGATCAGCTCGCCTGGGCGCCGTCGCCGTCGGTCAGCTCATGA
- a CDS encoding glycoside hydrolase family 16 protein, with amino-acid sequence MFTSVGVLAVVALGVGIGLSRAGNLSASPMPAYASLVGDFTCITSTDGSCAVAPGLNATPDQLTVEAWAQDGGSDTKVPVVATNVGAYGFVLRANGPDGAPVERRRIHGSYVAWFHCASNAGPPCKHQRGGGHTAGGTATALPTEQSTDPATTPDDSTTSPVPGPTSTVLPSSVPTSPAGIPQPGQSTPAVVHTAPTVTTAPATTAPAPANGAALQWADEFDGAAGTGVNKADWTAVSGSHHGELECYTPKSSNVAMDGKGDLVLTARREAGCDGMPYTSGRLEGVNKRTFKYGYFEVRARMPTTTGAFPAFWTLGANYPSVGWPRSGEIDIVEITANLPSSVHTNIHGVDASGKSWQSGWGGVGTFASSSNVGDSFHTYGLNWTSTALQFYFDGKLIHTINKSSVPVWLWDQENYLLLNLAITSSSGPDVQTMDVDYVRVYSTKP; translated from the coding sequence ATGTTCACTTCGGTCGGCGTTCTGGCTGTCGTCGCGTTGGGGGTGGGCATCGGGCTGAGCCGGGCCGGCAACCTCTCGGCAAGTCCCATGCCCGCCTACGCGTCGCTTGTGGGTGACTTCACCTGCATCACCTCGACCGACGGGTCGTGCGCCGTTGCCCCCGGCCTGAATGCGACGCCAGATCAGCTCACCGTCGAAGCCTGGGCCCAGGACGGCGGATCCGACACCAAGGTACCCGTCGTCGCGACGAACGTAGGGGCCTACGGATTCGTCCTGCGCGCCAACGGACCGGACGGCGCACCGGTCGAGCGACGCAGAATCCACGGCTCGTACGTGGCCTGGTTCCACTGCGCCTCCAACGCGGGGCCGCCGTGCAAGCACCAGCGCGGCGGGGGCCACACGGCCGGGGGAACGGCGACCGCGCTGCCCACCGAACAGTCGACCGACCCGGCGACGACGCCGGACGACTCCACGACCTCACCGGTGCCCGGGCCGACCAGCACCGTGCTGCCCAGTTCGGTTCCGACCTCCCCGGCTGGCATCCCGCAGCCTGGCCAGTCCACTCCGGCCGTGGTCCACACCGCCCCGACAGTCACGACCGCGCCGGCCACCACCGCTCCGGCGCCCGCGAACGGCGCGGCGCTCCAGTGGGCGGACGAGTTCGACGGGGCCGCCGGCACCGGAGTGAACAAGGCCGACTGGACGGCGGTCAGCGGCTCGCATCATGGCGAACTGGAGTGCTACACCCCGAAGAGCAGCAACGTGGCGATGGACGGCAAGGGTGATCTCGTCCTCACCGCCCGGCGTGAGGCCGGCTGCGACGGGATGCCTTACACCTCCGGTCGACTTGAAGGCGTGAACAAGCGCACCTTCAAGTACGGATATTTCGAGGTACGGGCCCGGATGCCTACGACCACCGGTGCGTTCCCGGCCTTCTGGACACTTGGCGCGAACTATCCGTCCGTCGGCTGGCCGCGCAGTGGTGAAATCGACATCGTCGAGATCACCGCCAACCTGCCGTCCTCCGTGCACACCAACATCCACGGCGTGGACGCGTCCGGGAAGTCCTGGCAGTCCGGGTGGGGCGGGGTCGGGACGTTCGCCTCGTCGAGCAACGTGGGCGACTCCTTCCACACCTACGGTCTGAACTGGACGAGCACCGCGCTCCAGTTCTACTTCGACGGCAAGCTGATCCACACGATCAACAAGAGCTCCGTACCGGTCTGGCTCTGGGACCAGGAGAACTACCTGCTGCTCAACCTGGCCATCACGAGCAGCAGCGGCCCGGACGTCCAGACCATGGACGTCGACTACGTCCGGGTCTACTCGACCAAGCCGTAG
- a CDS encoding beta-ketoacyl-ACP synthase III gives MTVELRSSVGAAGARILGVGAYRPPRVVPNSEISEAIDSSDEWIVSRSGIRSRRFAGADEPLGSMAAGAAGKAMAHAGISAADLGCVLVATMSNVVQSPSLATDVAARLGAEGVAAFDVSAACAGFSYALAMANDMIRAGSARYVVVVGAERMTDIIDPYDRGTAFLFGDGAGAVVVGPSDTAGIGPVVWGSDASKRDVIGHDSSYLEWRESPERPWPVMRMDGPQVFRWASWQMAPVAQRALAAAGIEASDLAAFIPHQANIRIIDTMCRVLKLPKSVVVARDIATTGNTSGASIPLAMEDLLARQLAPSGGLALLVGFGAGLVYAAQVVRLP, from the coding sequence ATGACCGTGGAGTTGCGGTCATCGGTAGGGGCTGCGGGCGCGCGCATTCTGGGGGTCGGTGCCTACCGGCCGCCCAGGGTCGTCCCGAACTCGGAGATCAGCGAGGCGATCGACTCGTCGGATGAATGGATCGTCTCCCGGTCGGGCATCAGGAGCCGCCGGTTCGCCGGCGCCGACGAGCCGCTGGGGAGCATGGCGGCGGGTGCCGCCGGGAAGGCGATGGCGCACGCCGGTATCTCGGCCGCCGACCTGGGCTGCGTTCTCGTGGCGACGATGTCGAATGTCGTGCAGTCGCCGTCGCTGGCGACCGACGTCGCGGCCCGCCTCGGCGCCGAGGGCGTCGCGGCGTTCGACGTGTCGGCCGCGTGTGCCGGGTTCTCCTATGCCCTGGCGATGGCGAACGACATGATCCGGGCGGGCAGCGCCCGCTACGTCGTCGTCGTCGGCGCGGAGCGGATGACCGACATCATCGATCCGTATGACCGGGGAACGGCCTTCCTGTTCGGCGACGGCGCCGGTGCGGTGGTCGTCGGGCCGTCGGACACCGCCGGCATCGGGCCGGTCGTGTGGGGCTCGGACGCCAGCAAGCGGGACGTCATCGGGCATGACTCGTCCTACCTGGAGTGGCGGGAAAGCCCGGAGCGGCCCTGGCCGGTGATGCGGATGGACGGGCCACAGGTGTTCCGGTGGGCAAGCTGGCAGATGGCGCCGGTGGCCCAGCGGGCCCTCGCGGCGGCCGGGATCGAGGCCAGCGACCTGGCGGCGTTCATTCCGCACCAGGCCAACATTCGGATCATCGACACGATGTGCCGGGTGCTCAAACTCCCGAAGAGCGTCGTCGTGGCCCGCGACATCGCGACCACGGGGAACACCTCCGGCGCCTCCATCCCGTTGGCGATGGAGGATCTGCTCGCCCGCCAGCTGGCGCCGAGCGGTGGTCTGGCGCTCCTGGTCGGATTCGGCGCCGGGCTGGTCTACGCGGCCCAGGTGGTTCGGCTGCCCTGA
- a CDS encoding glycosyltransferase family 2 protein encodes MSTTMPKFILREPTISIVIPTLNEAKNLPHVFEKLPGDAEIVLVDGRSTDGTIDAARSLRADVVVVHQTRKGKGNALACGFAAATGDIIVMLDADGSADAKEIEAFTKALKAGAHFAKGSRFMPGGGSEDITRIRRIGNRFLSFLVNSLFRCRYSDLCYGYNAFWRTCLPVLGLDAGTPAREGDSAERRWGDGFEIETMINLRVAKAGLQVIEVPSFEYSRIHGVSNLNAISDGLRVLRTIVSERRRSRAPLAIEATLPAQTLPAGVTPIGPSERDPGAGIIRQRERADGESKSVGMA; translated from the coding sequence ATGTCTACCACTATGCCCAAATTCATCCTGCGCGAACCGACGATTAGCATTGTCATCCCGACGCTCAACGAGGCGAAGAACCTGCCGCACGTCTTCGAGAAGCTTCCGGGTGACGCCGAGATCGTGCTGGTGGACGGCCGCTCGACGGACGGCACCATCGACGCCGCTCGCTCGCTGCGGGCCGACGTCGTCGTCGTCCATCAGACCCGTAAGGGCAAAGGCAACGCGCTGGCCTGCGGTTTCGCCGCGGCCACCGGAGACATCATCGTCATGCTCGATGCCGACGGCTCGGCTGACGCCAAGGAGATCGAGGCATTCACCAAGGCCCTGAAGGCAGGCGCGCACTTCGCCAAGGGCTCGAGGTTCATGCCGGGGGGCGGCAGCGAGGACATCACCCGCATACGCCGGATCGGAAACCGCTTCCTTTCCTTCCTCGTCAACTCGCTGTTTCGGTGCCGGTACTCCGACCTGTGCTACGGCTACAACGCGTTCTGGCGTACCTGCCTGCCGGTACTGGGGCTGGACGCGGGAACGCCCGCCCGCGAGGGCGACTCCGCCGAGCGGCGCTGGGGCGACGGTTTCGAGATTGAAACAATGATTAACCTGCGCGTAGCGAAGGCCGGCCTGCAGGTGATCGAGGTTCCCAGTTTCGAGTACTCCCGGATCCACGGAGTGAGCAATCTCAATGCGATCTCGGACGGCCTGCGGGTCCTCCGGACGATTGTCTCGGAGCGACGGAGATCGCGCGCGCCGTTGGCGATCGAGGCGACCCTGCCTGCCCAAACGCTGCCGGCCGGCGTAACTCCGATCGGCCCGTCGGAGCGGGATCCGGGTGCGGGTATTATTCGGCAGCGCGAGCGCGCCGACGGCGAATCCAAGTCCGTCGGGATGGCCTGA
- a CDS encoding DNA repair helicase XPB produces the protein MADGPLIVQSDKTLLLEVDHPQAKLARAAIAPFAELERSPEHIHTYRVTPLALWNARAAGHDAEQVVDALVTYSRYAVPNALLVDVADTMDRYGRLRLENDPVYGLVLRAIDRAVLVEVSRAKRIAPMLGNKIDDDTIAVHPSERGRLKQALLKLGWPAEDMAGYVDGEAHAIELRQDGWELRDYQKGAVAGFWEGGSGVVVLPSGAGKTIVGAAAMAQASSTTLILVTNTVAGRQWRSELLRRTSLTEDEIGEYSGERKEIRPVTIATYQVMTARRGGEYLHLSLFGARDWGLIVYDEVHLLPAPVFRMTADIQSRRRLGLTATLVREDGREGDVFSLIGPKRFDAPWREIEAQGWIAPAECTEVRVTLTEDERMSYAVAEADERYRMCATALSKHGVVERLVRKHSGDRVLVIGAYLDQLDALGRSLDAPVIQGSTRNKERERLFEAFRTGEIKTLVVSKVANVSIDLPEAGVAIQVSGTFGSRQEEAQRLGRVLRPKADGRSAHFYTVVSRDTLDQEYAAHRQRFLAEQGYAYTIVDAVDIA, from the coding sequence GTGGCTGACGGTCCGCTGATCGTCCAGTCGGACAAGACGCTTCTGCTGGAGGTCGACCACCCGCAGGCGAAGCTGGCGCGGGCGGCGATCGCCCCGTTCGCCGAGCTGGAGCGCTCCCCGGAGCACATCCACACCTACCGGGTCACCCCGCTGGCCCTGTGGAACGCGCGCGCGGCCGGGCATGACGCCGAACAGGTCGTCGACGCGCTGGTCACGTACTCGCGCTACGCGGTGCCGAACGCGCTGCTGGTCGACGTCGCCGACACGATGGACCGCTACGGCCGGCTGCGGCTGGAGAACGACCCGGTCTACGGGCTGGTGCTGCGGGCGATCGACCGGGCCGTGCTGGTCGAGGTGTCCCGGGCCAAGCGCATCGCGCCCATGCTCGGCAACAAGATCGACGACGACACGATCGCCGTTCACCCCTCCGAGCGGGGCCGGCTGAAGCAGGCGTTGCTCAAGCTCGGCTGGCCGGCCGAGGACATGGCCGGCTATGTCGACGGCGAGGCGCACGCGATCGAGCTACGCCAGGACGGCTGGGAGCTGCGGGACTACCAGAAGGGCGCCGTCGCCGGCTTCTGGGAGGGCGGCTCGGGCGTGGTCGTGCTGCCCAGCGGAGCCGGCAAGACGATCGTCGGCGCCGCCGCGATGGCCCAGGCGTCCAGCACGACGCTGATCCTGGTCACGAACACGGTCGCCGGCCGGCAGTGGCGCAGCGAGCTGCTGCGCCGCACGTCGCTGACCGAGGACGAGATCGGCGAGTACTCCGGCGAGCGCAAGGAGATCCGCCCGGTCACGATCGCCACCTACCAGGTGATGACCGCTCGGCGCGGCGGCGAGTATCTGCACCTCAGCCTGTTCGGCGCCCGCGACTGGGGCCTCATCGTGTACGACGAGGTTCACCTGCTCCCCGCGCCTGTGTTCCGGATGACGGCCGACATTCAGTCGCGCCGCCGGCTTGGGCTGACCGCGACGCTGGTCCGCGAGGATGGCCGGGAGGGCGACGTGTTCTCGCTGATCGGCCCGAAGCGCTTTGACGCCCCGTGGCGTGAGATCGAGGCGCAGGGCTGGATCGCGCCGGCCGAGTGCACCGAGGTACGGGTGACGCTCACCGAGGACGAGCGGATGTCCTACGCCGTCGCCGAGGCTGACGAGCGCTATCGGATGTGCGCGACCGCACTGTCCAAGCACGGCGTCGTCGAAAGACTGGTCCGAAAGCACTCCGGCGACCGGGTGCTCGTCATCGGTGCCTATCTCGATCAGCTCGACGCGCTCGGACGCAGCCTAGACGCCCCGGTCATCCAGGGCAGCACCAGGAACAAAGAGCGTGAGCGGCTGTTCGAGGCGTTCCGAACCGGCGAGATCAAGACCCTGGTGGTCTCGAAGGTCGCCAACGTCTCGATCGACCTGCCGGAGGCCGGCGTCGCGATCCAGGTCAGCGGCACCTTCGGCTCCCGCCAGGAGGAGGCACAGCGCCTCGGCCGGGTGTTGCGGCCCAAGGCCGACGGCCGCTCGGCGCACTTCTACACGGTCGTCTCCCGCGACACCCTCGACCAGGAGTACGCCGCCCACCGCCAGCGGTTCCTCGCCGAGCAGGGCTACGCCTACACGATCGTGGACGCGGTCGATATCGCCTGA
- a CDS encoding family 16 glycosylhydrolase, with the protein MRVAALAVLVLTVAGPLAGCGLTHSGSSTARPSGPAERWVAGSVGITDSRGTTWQPDVSVAQGGQVTTPGSAVAGTGNPALYRKARVGGQGYELPVARPGTYAVVLHVLAPQDVRAGQNVFDITVDGRTVISAIDVAARVGAGHALAVLVPVTETGDSIDLGLRVRHGEARVSAVSVAFESTAAARTTFADDFTGPAGATVDSRWTFETGGGGWGNNELGVYTSSTRNVSLDGKGNLAITARRENIRDTDGKTYQYTSGRLTTKRSFDLRYGHVETRLKLPTGGGLLPAFWAVGSNVDNVGWPVSGEIDMLELPAPDGSIYASIHGPTQSDAAYAHVAGIYPLPPESVAGFHTFAMDWYPGVFQFSVDGMVYGSVSEDDMPSGQTWVFDHPYYLIFNLAVGGNWPGSPPAGTPFPQQMVVDYVRVTGHN; encoded by the coding sequence ATGCGGGTCGCCGCGCTGGCCGTGCTGGTCCTTACGGTGGCCGGGCCGCTGGCTGGCTGCGGCCTCACGCATTCCGGATCCTCGACGGCCAGGCCGAGTGGCCCGGCCGAAAGGTGGGTCGCAGGCTCCGTCGGGATTACCGACAGCCGGGGCACCACGTGGCAGCCGGATGTCTCCGTCGCCCAGGGCGGCCAGGTCACCACGCCCGGTTCCGCCGTAGCCGGAACGGGTAATCCGGCCCTGTACCGCAAGGCGCGGGTGGGCGGTCAGGGCTATGAACTTCCGGTGGCCAGGCCGGGCACCTACGCCGTAGTCCTTCACGTATTGGCGCCACAGGACGTCCGTGCTGGGCAGAATGTGTTTGATATCACCGTTGATGGCCGAACGGTGATATCAGCGATCGACGTCGCCGCGCGGGTCGGCGCCGGCCACGCGTTGGCCGTGCTCGTGCCCGTGACGGAGACGGGCGACAGCATCGACCTGGGCCTGCGCGTGCGCCACGGCGAGGCCAGAGTGAGCGCCGTCAGCGTGGCCTTCGAGAGCACCGCGGCGGCCCGCACCACCTTCGCGGACGACTTCACCGGCCCGGCCGGCGCCACGGTGGACTCCAGGTGGACGTTCGAGACCGGGGGTGGCGGCTGGGGCAACAATGAGCTCGGGGTTTACACGTCCAGCACTCGGAACGTGTCACTCGACGGTAAGGGAAACCTGGCGATCACGGCCAGGCGTGAAAATATTCGCGACACGGACGGGAAAACCTACCAGTACACCTCTGGGCGGCTGACCACCAAGAGATCGTTCGACCTCCGGTACGGTCATGTCGAGACCAGGTTGAAGCTGCCGACCGGCGGCGGGCTGCTTCCCGCGTTCTGGGCGGTGGGTAGCAACGTCGATAACGTCGGATGGCCCGTCAGTGGCGAGATAGACATGCTTGAACTGCCGGCGCCGGACGGATCCATTTACGCCTCGATCCACGGTCCGACGCAGTCCGACGCCGCCTATGCGCACGTGGCCGGAATTTATCCGCTGCCACCCGAGTCGGTGGCCGGCTTTCACACGTTCGCAATGGACTGGTACCCGGGAGTCTTTCAGTTCTCCGTCGACGGAATGGTCTACGGTTCGGTAAGCGAGGACGACATGCCGTCGGGCCAGACATGGGTGTTCGACCATCCCTATTACCTGATCTTCAACTTGGCGGTCGGCGGGAACTGGCCGGGGTCGCCGCCCGCCGGCACCCCGTTTCCGCAGCAGATGGTCGTCGACTACGTCCGTGTCACAGGTCACAACTAG